A genome region from Deinococcus planocerae includes the following:
- a CDS encoding phosphatase domain-containing protein, with protein MPRPACSSGVPAGPLGGHGDHKLARIETLLSTYPELNFLLIGDSGEEDPELYARVVRDHPGRVLAVYIRDVVHTPGVDARVCDLRRDLERAGVPLVLSPDSTRLAKTPWPPGGSRLRVSGPCPGRETAEAPSLRAPCGLQPLLIQTGERGHRGDGLARARRAEPERGGRFSGLQGALGVGRFP; from the coding sequence GTGCCGCGTCCCGCCTGCTCCAGCGGGGTCCCGGCGGGGCCGCTCGGCGGACACGGCGACCACAAGCTCGCCCGCATCGAGACGTTGCTGAGCACCTACCCGGAGCTGAACTTCCTGCTGATCGGCGACAGTGGCGAGGAGGACCCCGAGCTGTACGCCCGCGTGGTGCGTGACCACCCCGGGCGGGTGCTGGCCGTCTACATCCGCGACGTGGTGCATACGCCCGGGGTCGACGCCCGGGTGTGCGACCTGCGGCGGGACCTGGAGCGGGCCGGGGTGCCGCTGGTCCTGTCGCCGGACAGCACCAGGCTGGCAAAGACGCCCTGGCCGCCGGGTGGCTCTCGCCTGCGGGTTTCCGGGCCGTGCCCGGGCAGGGAGACCGCTGAGGCTCCCTCCCTACGTGCTCCTTGCGGCCTTCAGCCTCTCCTCATCCAGACAGGAGAACGCGGGCACCGGGGGGATGGCCTCGCCCGTGCCCGGCGCGCCGAACCTGAGCGGGGGGGGAGGTTCAGCGGCCTTCAGGGAGCGTTGGGGGTCGGGCGTTTTCCTTGA
- the mgtE gene encoding magnesium transporter: MPSLRGPLLSALRERGAEAVLAELLRSSPPEVADLLLAASAAERAVLFRLLPPEFAADTFAALPSPGRDALVRDLTAEETRRLLADLEPDDRTHLFEELPGRVTQRLLNLLSPEDLAEARQLLGYPPQSVGRLMTPHYLAVRPEWTVAQALAHVRERGPGVEEAALGDLYVVDGAWKLLDALSLTRFVLAQPGARVAEIMDGRFVALRAGDDREEAVRVMERHGLPALPVVDAGGVLLGAVTFDDVLDVARAETTEDFQLAGAVTPLPGGVGATRPLDLYRRRIGWLVVLVFVNLLSGAVIARYEDVITEVVALVFFLPLLIGSSGNAGSQASTLMVRALATGDVTAADWGRLLLREVGISALLGATMGLAVWAVGLGRGGPEVALIAALTMVAVVILGSVIGLSLPFLLQRLRLDPATASGPLVTSLADISGVLVYFGVATWLLGR, translated from the coding sequence ATGCCCAGCCTCCGGGGACCCCTGCTGAGCGCGCTGCGTGAACGCGGGGCGGAGGCCGTCCTCGCCGAGCTGCTGCGCTCCTCCCCCCCCGAGGTGGCGGACCTGCTGCTGGCCGCCTCCGCTGCCGAGCGGGCAGTCCTGTTCCGGCTGCTGCCGCCGGAATTCGCCGCCGACACCTTCGCGGCGCTGCCGTCCCCGGGGCGCGACGCCCTGGTGCGTGACCTCACCGCCGAGGAGACGCGGCGGCTGCTCGCGGACCTTGAACCCGACGACCGCACCCACCTCTTCGAGGAGCTGCCGGGGCGGGTCACCCAGCGGCTGCTCAACCTGCTGTCCCCGGAGGACCTCGCCGAGGCGCGGCAGCTGCTGGGCTACCCGCCGCAGAGCGTGGGCCGCCTGATGACCCCGCATTACCTGGCGGTGCGTCCCGAATGGACGGTGGCGCAGGCCCTGGCGCACGTCCGTGAGCGCGGGCCAGGGGTCGAGGAGGCGGCCCTGGGGGACCTCTACGTCGTGGACGGGGCCTGGAAGCTGCTCGACGCCCTGAGCCTCACCCGCTTCGTGCTCGCGCAGCCGGGGGCGCGGGTCGCGGAGATCATGGACGGGCGCTTCGTGGCCCTGCGGGCGGGGGACGACCGCGAGGAGGCCGTGCGGGTGATGGAGCGCCACGGCCTCCCGGCCCTGCCCGTCGTGGACGCAGGCGGGGTGCTGCTGGGCGCCGTGACCTTTGATGACGTGCTGGACGTGGCCCGTGCCGAGACCACCGAGGACTTCCAGCTTGCGGGGGCCGTGACGCCGCTGCCCGGCGGGGTGGGGGCCACCCGGCCCCTGGACCTGTACCGCCGCCGCATCGGCTGGCTGGTCGTCCTGGTGTTCGTGAACCTGCTGTCGGGCGCGGTGATCGCCCGCTACGAGGACGTGATCACCGAGGTGGTGGCGCTGGTCTTTTTTCTGCCGCTGTTGATCGGGTCGAGCGGCAACGCGGGGTCGCAGGCCTCCACCCTGATGGTGCGCGCCCTGGCGACCGGGGACGTGACGGCGGCGGACTGGGGCCGCTTGCTGCTGCGCGAGGTCGGCATCTCGGCGCTGCTGGGGGCCACCATGGGCCTGGCCGTCTGGGCGGTGGGGCTGGGGCGCGGCGGCCCCGAGGTCGCCCTGATCGCGGCCCTCACGATGGTCGCCGTGGTGATCCTGGGCAGCGTGATCGGGCTGAGCCTCCCCTTCCTGCTCCAGCGGCTGAGGCTCGACCCCGCCACCGCGAGCGGCCCGCTGGTCACGTCGCTGGCGGACATCAGCGGGGTGCTGGTGTATTTCGGCGTCGCCACCTGGCTGCTGGGGCGCTGA
- a CDS encoding DUF2254 family protein, giving the protein MVLSLTSSQRGPRLLQHFMRHRSQLVALGTFIVHVAVSSARSRPARATRRRERGRPGAAGRLPAGP; this is encoded by the coding sequence GTGGTCCTCTCGCTGACGAGCAGCCAGCGAGGACCCCGGTTGCTCCAGCACTTCATGCGGCACCGGAGCCAATTGGTCGCCCTGGGCACCTTCATTGTGCATGTCGCTGTGAGCAGCGCTCGATCCAGACCTGCCAGAGCAACCCGGCGGCGCGAACGAGGTCGTCCGGGCGCGGCGGGGCGGCTACCTGCCGGCCCTTGA
- a CDS encoding glycoside hydrolase family 15 protein yields MTALPLEHYGVIGDLHTAALVGADGSLDWLCFPHFDSPSVFAAILGPGVGGHFRLRPEAELPSRQMYLPDSNVLVTRFQGAGGWAEVTDFMPLPGPGPHSPAVVRRVRVLGGEVAWHAECRPAFDYARAAHEALPEGEAVVFRSPALSLRLSASVPLGVQGGAACARFTLRAGEEAHFVLQDAGAPALSDLGELERGTLRFWRGWLAQCTYQGRWRETVHRSALTLKLLTFLPTGAIVAAPTTSLPEWIGGGRNWDYRYTWLRDAAFTVYALMRLGFHAEANAFVTFIEERSRETSPDGSLRVMYRVGGGTDIPEEELGHLPGYRDSRPVRVGNAAYTQFQLDVYGELLDAIYLHNKHGEPVSQDVWVTVTRMLDWLLDHWQDDDDGIWEVRGGQRPFVLSKVMCWVAFDRGLRIAAQRGLPAPVERWRAARDAVYQEVMERGPVGEGGAFAQFYGADELDGANLLLPLVKFVGPRDPRMLATLDRTLESLAVGPLVYRYRPEHAASDGVGGEEGAFLPCSFWLAEGLARAGRLEEARTLFEGALTFATPLGLLSEEVGPEGQALGNFPQALSHLALISAAVHLDRALGAGTPG; encoded by the coding sequence ATGACGGCGCTGCCCCTCGAACACTACGGCGTCATCGGCGACCTGCACACCGCCGCGCTGGTGGGTGCGGACGGCTCGCTGGACTGGCTGTGCTTTCCGCACTTCGACTCGCCCTCGGTCTTCGCGGCCATCCTCGGCCCGGGGGTGGGCGGGCACTTCCGGCTGCGCCCGGAAGCAGAGCTGCCCTCCCGGCAGATGTACCTGCCGGACAGCAACGTGCTGGTGACCCGCTTTCAGGGGGCAGGAGGCTGGGCGGAGGTCACCGACTTCATGCCGCTGCCGGGGCCGGGGCCGCACAGCCCGGCGGTCGTCCGGCGGGTGCGGGTGCTGGGCGGGGAGGTCGCGTGGCATGCCGAGTGCCGCCCGGCCTTCGACTACGCCCGCGCCGCGCACGAGGCCCTGCCGGAGGGGGAGGCCGTGGTCTTCCGCTCCCCCGCCCTGTCGCTGCGGCTGAGCGCGAGCGTGCCGCTAGGGGTGCAGGGCGGCGCGGCCTGCGCCCGCTTCACCCTGCGGGCGGGCGAGGAGGCGCACTTCGTGCTTCAGGATGCGGGAGCACCTGCCCTGAGCGACCTGGGGGAGCTGGAACGAGGGACGCTGCGCTTCTGGCGCGGCTGGCTCGCGCAGTGCACCTACCAGGGTCGCTGGCGCGAGACGGTCCACCGCTCGGCGCTGACCCTCAAGCTGCTGACCTTTCTGCCGACCGGGGCCATCGTGGCCGCGCCCACGACCTCGCTGCCCGAGTGGATCGGGGGTGGGCGCAACTGGGACTACCGCTACACCTGGCTGCGCGACGCGGCCTTCACGGTGTACGCCCTGATGCGGCTGGGCTTTCACGCCGAGGCGAACGCTTTTGTCACCTTTATCGAGGAGCGCTCGCGCGAGACGAGTCCGGACGGCAGCCTGCGGGTGATGTACCGCGTAGGCGGCGGCACCGACATCCCAGAAGAGGAGCTGGGGCACCTGCCGGGCTACCGGGACTCCCGGCCCGTGCGGGTAGGGAACGCGGCCTACACGCAGTTCCAGCTCGACGTGTACGGCGAACTGCTCGACGCGATCTACCTGCACAACAAGCACGGCGAGCCGGTCTCGCAGGACGTGTGGGTGACGGTCACCCGGATGCTCGACTGGCTGCTGGACCACTGGCAGGATGACGACGACGGCATCTGGGAGGTGCGCGGCGGGCAGCGGCCTTTCGTGCTGTCCAAGGTGATGTGCTGGGTGGCCTTTGACCGGGGACTCAGGATCGCCGCCCAGCGCGGCTTGCCTGCCCCGGTGGAACGCTGGCGGGCCGCGCGGGACGCGGTCTACCAGGAGGTGATGGAGCGGGGTCCCGTGGGGGAGGGCGGGGCCTTTGCCCAGTTCTACGGCGCGGACGAACTCGACGGGGCCAACCTGCTGCTCCCGCTGGTCAAGTTCGTGGGACCACGCGACCCCCGGATGCTCGCCACCCTGGACCGCACGCTGGAGAGCCTCGCGGTGGGGCCGCTGGTGTACCGCTACCGCCCCGAGCACGCCGCCAGCGACGGCGTGGGGGGCGAAGAGGGGGCCTTCTTGCCGTGCTCCTTCTGGCTGGCCGAGGGGCTGGCCCGCGCCGGACGGCTCGAGGAGGCCCGCACGCTGTTCGAGGGGGCACTGACCTTCGCCACGCCGCTGGGCCTGCTCTCCGAGGAGGTCGGTCCCGAGGGGCAGGCGCTGGGCAACTTCCCGCAGGCGCTCTCGCACCTCGCGCTGATCTCCGCCGCCGTCCACCTCGACCGGGCGCTGGGTGCGGGGACCCCGGGCTGA
- a CDS encoding alpha/beta fold hydrolase, whose amino-acid sequence MTCPRRPRAFARPGNEGAWAARNPARSVWTEVGGIRTHALVMGAGPPLVLVPGLACAHFYFHELQTRLAGHFQVWAYDPPGHGYSRAPAGTFLTLESLADHLAAWLRANGLRGVPLLGHSLGGDVLLHLAARWPGGAGCLVLCAPGSRPGTPGAPGQLLRLVAEGRQVRARFLVRLARSYLHAGPRRAWGLLTHLRQADPREVAPRVRASVMILEGTADDIVRSRALRVMQDHLPRARLVRVPGATHALIDGQAGNVARLVRAFVRQTAASRR is encoded by the coding sequence GTGACCTGTCCGAGACGGCCCAGGGCGTTCGCGCGGCCCGGGAACGAAGGCGCCTGGGCCGCACGGAACCCCGCCCGGTCCGTGTGGACGGAGGTGGGCGGCATCCGCACTCACGCGCTCGTGATGGGCGCGGGGCCACCCCTCGTTCTGGTGCCCGGGCTGGCCTGCGCGCATTTCTATTTTCACGAACTCCAGACCCGTCTGGCCGGGCACTTCCAGGTGTGGGCCTACGACCCGCCCGGGCACGGGTACTCGCGGGCGCCTGCGGGCACCTTCCTGACGCTGGAGAGTCTCGCCGACCACCTCGCGGCGTGGTTGCGGGCGAACGGCCTCCGCGGTGTGCCCCTGCTCGGACACTCGCTCGGCGGGGACGTGCTGCTGCACCTCGCGGCACGCTGGCCTGGAGGCGCGGGCTGCCTGGTGCTGTGCGCGCCGGGTTCCCGGCCCGGAACTCCGGGCGCCCCCGGCCAACTCCTGCGGCTCGTGGCGGAGGGACGTCAGGTGCGCGCCCGCTTCCTCGTTCGCCTGGCGCGGTCGTACCTCCACGCGGGACCGCGCCGGGCGTGGGGCCTGTTGACCCATCTGCGCCAGGCCGACCCGCGCGAGGTGGCTCCCCGGGTGCGCGCGTCCGTCATGATTCTGGAGGGGACGGCAGATGACATCGTCCGCTCGCGGGCCCTGAGGGTGATGCAAGACCACCTGCCCCGCGCCCGCCTCGTGCGGGTGCCGGGGGCCACGCACGCCCTGATCGACGGGCAGGCGGGGAACGTCGCCCGTCTCGTCCGGGCGTTCGTCCGTCAGACCGCCGCTTCCCGGCGCTGA
- a CDS encoding universal stress protein encodes MTRVLVLMDFSAAALGALRVARTAFPEAAPTVLHVVPTLPVGRPPGTPAAPDPDADPEWYVPEDEQLAALGGGEIAVGQPAGEALGRAWARQCDVIALGTAGRRGLSRLLLGSVAEQVIRESPVPVLSVHSPDAQDHLPLPVASRRRWLRALHDLAQEEPLAAPRVLVLMDFSDSARQALDFVRTHLPGAQVELLHVVDAASPTVPFALTGAQDPPLRGVDSELLAERNALWEREARARLAELGGGEVVRGEPARTALDRAASGEYDLLAVGTSGKAPISRLMLGSVALRIVRESPIPVLTARSTG; translated from the coding sequence TTGACCCGGGTCCTGGTGCTGATGGACTTCTCCGCCGCCGCGCTGGGCGCCTTGCGGGTGGCGCGGACCGCCTTTCCGGAGGCCGCGCCCACCGTGCTGCACGTGGTGCCCACGCTGCCGGTGGGCCGCCCGCCCGGGACACCTGCCGCGCCGGACCCGGACGCCGACCCCGAGTGGTACGTGCCGGAGGACGAACAGCTCGCGGCGCTGGGGGGCGGCGAGATTGCGGTGGGGCAGCCCGCCGGAGAGGCCCTGGGGCGGGCGTGGGCGCGCCAGTGCGATGTGATCGCGCTGGGCACTGCCGGGCGGCGCGGCCTCTCGCGGCTGCTGCTGGGGTCGGTCGCCGAACAGGTGATCCGCGAGTCGCCCGTGCCGGTGCTCAGCGTCCATTCCCCCGACGCGCAGGACCACCTGCCGCTGCCGGTGGCCTCGCGGCGGCGCTGGCTGCGGGCCCTGCACGACCTCGCGCAGGAGGAACCCCTGGCCGCCCCCCGCGTGCTGGTGTTGATGGACTTCTCGGATAGTGCCCGGCAGGCCCTCGATTTCGTGCGGACGCACCTGCCGGGGGCGCAGGTCGAGCTGCTGCACGTGGTCGATGCCGCCTCCCCCACGGTTCCTTTCGCGCTGACCGGTGCTCAGGACCCTCCGCTGCGCGGTGTGGACAGCGAGCTTTTGGCCGAGCGCAACGCCCTGTGGGAGCGCGAGGCCCGCGCCCGGCTGGCCGAGTTGGGCGGCGGCGAGGTGGTGCGCGGCGAGCCTGCCCGGACCGCGCTGGACCGGGCCGCGAGCGGCGAGTACGACCTGTTGGCTGTCGGCACCTCGGGCAAGGCGCCGATCTCGCGCCTGATGTTGGGCTCGGTGGCGCTTCGAATCGTCCGCGAGTCGCCCATCCCGGTGCTCACGGCCCGGTCCACCGGGTGA
- a CDS encoding DUF2254 family protein — MPEQPGGANEVVRARRGGYLPALDPGALASLTVRHDGITRLSVRPGDFVFPGAPLARISPRVLGDPCRALIVGPQRAARQEVEFAVHQLTDDVGLIDATLPERGRAPGDHAAGSQRNRWAPRAGLEVRAPVAPGEAHGACPSGAYADSGPATGVRGCCPRFPGANTRGVAHRRQVRSVLPAGDRMTFRTYRYGDLPRPALTALDRCAARGFTRGDSGCKTWHSTCCSQRCGRCSWGK; from the coding sequence CTGCCAGAGCAACCCGGCGGCGCGAACGAGGTCGTCCGGGCGCGGCGGGGCGGCTACCTGCCGGCCCTTGACCCGGGGGCTTTGGCGAGCCTCACCGTGCGCCACGACGGCATCACCCGCCTGTCGGTGCGCCCGGGCGACTTCGTCTTCCCCGGCGCGCCCCTAGCCAGGATCTCACCTCGCGTCCTGGGAGACCCGTGCCGCGCCCTCATCGTCGGCCCCCAGCGCGCCGCCCGGCAGGAGGTGGAGTTCGCCGTGCACCAGCTCACGGATGACGTCGGGCTCATCGACGCCACTCTGCCAGAACGGGGCCGAGCACCCGGCGATCATGCTGCTGGAAGTCAGCGAAATCGCTGGGCCCCACGGGCAGGGCTGGAGGTTCGCGCGCCTGTGGCCCCAGGAGAGGCTCATGGTGCTTGCCCAAGTGGGGCATATGCTGACTCCGGACCGGCCACAGGAGTGCGAGGCTGTTGTCCTCGGTTTCCTGGAGCGAACACCCGGGGGGTGGCCCACCGACGCCAGGTCCGGTCCGTGCTCCCCGCAGGCGACCGCATGACGTTCCGGACCTACCGGTACGGGGACCTCCCGAGACCTGCCCTCACAGCCCTGGACCGGTGCGCGGCGCGTGGCTTCACAAGAGGGGACTCCGGATGCAAGACCTGGCATTCAACGTGCTGCTCGCAGCGGTGTGGGCGCTGTTCGTGGGGGAAGTGA
- a CDS encoding universal stress protein, with protein sequence MTRVLVLMDFSPAALAALGAARDTFPDATPTVLHVVAPDTDPHPGGYAREHGQLGALGGGVVAVGRPAEEALRRAGTGEYDLIVMGTAGRRGVGRLLLGSVAERLLRESPVPVFSVRSPEGADHRPLGDGTWPHAARAVREGERPSLRRVLVLMDFSPSAHRALSFVRAHLPGTEVKLLHVVEPSALDAPFPLPTLSDPPLRGASARLLAERNSVWEREARRRLDELGGGEVVGGNPAQVALDRAAGGGYDLVAVGTAGRGGLSRLVVGSVALRLVRESPVPVLTARDVTPTGAVP encoded by the coding sequence GTGACCCGGGTCCTCGTGCTGATGGACTTCTCCCCGGCGGCACTTGCCGCCTTGGGGGCCGCCCGCGACACATTCCCGGACGCCACACCGACCGTGCTGCATGTGGTGGCCCCGGACACGGACCCCCATCCCGGAGGGTACGCGCGGGAGCACGGGCAGCTCGGGGCGCTCGGCGGCGGCGTGGTCGCGGTGGGTCGGCCCGCCGAGGAGGCGCTGAGGCGCGCGGGAACGGGCGAGTACGACCTGATCGTGATGGGGACCGCCGGGCGGCGGGGGGTGGGACGGCTGCTGCTGGGGTCGGTCGCCGAGCGACTGCTCCGGGAGTCACCCGTGCCGGTGTTCAGCGTGCGTTCGCCGGAAGGCGCCGACCACCGGCCCCTGGGCGACGGGACGTGGCCGCACGCCGCGCGGGCGGTGCGGGAGGGGGAGCGCCCATCCCTGCGCCGCGTGCTCGTCCTGATGGACTTCTCCCCGAGCGCACACCGGGCCCTGAGCTTCGTCCGCGCCCACCTGCCCGGCACGGAGGTGAAGCTGCTGCACGTGGTCGAGCCGTCCGCACTCGACGCGCCCTTTCCGCTGCCGACCCTGAGTGACCCCCCCCTGCGCGGCGCGAGCGCCCGCCTGCTCGCCGAGCGCAACAGCGTGTGGGAGCGGGAGGCGCGGCGGCGCCTGGACGAACTGGGCGGCGGCGAGGTCGTGGGCGGCAACCCGGCCCAGGTCGCGTTGGACCGCGCGGCGGGGGGCGGGTACGATCTCGTGGCCGTCGGCACCGCCGGGCGCGGCGGGCTCTCGCGGCTGGTCGTCGGGTCGGTCGCGCTGCGGCTCGTGCGCGAGTCCCCGGTCCCGGTGCTGACGGCCCGGGACGTGACGCCCACCGGAGCGGTGCCGTGA
- a CDS encoding AI-2E family transporter yields the protein MTEPPPRPQRPRVQVVNLLPAALTVLALLLVLSFFRQVLAPLLAVTLAVLLAAALNPAVRFFERRGVPRGPAAALTVVLGLAGLGGLGWLAVPPLVAQAATLFQELPTDLTQLERRLERWTERYPNLEFITREDTLAVLGQRAAGWVSGAAGTLLSLTGTLLSGVVTGVVTLIMLLFVLANPVPLLRGLLGALPASQRAPARQATAQMLTQMGAWGRATLLIMLIMGTVMAGGLYLLGVENWLLFGVLAALGELVPNIGPVVAIIPPIVFTLVDDPQRALYVALFSLVVQQIESYVLAPFLLGGAAKMHPLSVTVGVLLFGSVFGLVGAFLTVPFLIVIKAVYEAFFLRGRPPVPEEDVQALVDGEAPGDARAEVGSRPADPQ from the coding sequence GTGACTGAACCGCCCCCCCGGCCTCAACGCCCCCGCGTGCAGGTGGTCAACTTGCTGCCCGCCGCCCTGACGGTCCTGGCCCTGCTGCTGGTCCTCTCGTTTTTCCGGCAGGTCCTGGCCCCACTGCTCGCCGTTACGCTCGCCGTGCTGCTGGCAGCGGCCTTGAATCCGGCGGTGCGCTTCTTCGAGCGCCGAGGTGTACCACGCGGCCCCGCCGCCGCGCTCACGGTGGTGCTGGGCCTGGCGGGCCTGGGGGGGCTGGGCTGGCTGGCCGTGCCCCCCCTGGTGGCCCAGGCCGCCACCTTGTTTCAGGAGCTCCCCACCGACCTGACGCAACTCGAACGAAGGCTGGAGCGCTGGACCGAACGCTACCCCAACCTGGAATTCATCACCCGCGAGGACACCCTCGCCGTCCTGGGGCAGCGGGCCGCCGGGTGGGTCTCGGGAGCGGCAGGCACCCTGCTGAGCCTCACCGGAACGCTGCTGAGCGGTGTCGTGACTGGGGTGGTCACCCTGATCATGCTGCTGTTTGTCCTGGCGAACCCCGTACCGCTCCTGCGGGGACTGCTGGGGGCCCTTCCTGCCTCCCAGCGCGCCCCCGCGCGCCAGGCCACGGCCCAGATGCTCACCCAGATGGGTGCCTGGGGCCGCGCCACCCTGCTCATCATGCTGATCATGGGCACCGTGATGGCGGGCGGCCTGTACCTGCTCGGCGTGGAGAACTGGCTGCTGTTCGGGGTACTGGCGGCCCTTGGAGAACTCGTGCCCAACATCGGGCCGGTCGTGGCGATCATCCCGCCCATCGTCTTTACGCTGGTGGACGACCCGCAAAGGGCCCTGTACGTGGCCCTGTTCTCGCTGGTCGTGCAGCAGATCGAGAGCTACGTGCTGGCCCCCTTCCTGCTGGGCGGGGCGGCCAAGATGCACCCGCTGTCGGTGACGGTCGGCGTGCTGCTCTTTGGCAGCGTGTTCGGGCTGGTGGGCGCCTTTCTGACCGTGCCGTTCCTGATTGTCATCAAGGCCGTGTACGAGGCGTTTTTCCTGCGGGGGCGCCCACCCGTGCCCGAGGAGGATGTGCAGGCCCTGGTCGATGGGGAGGCACCGGGAGACGCCAGGGCCGAGGTTGGGTCCCGACCCGCCGACCCTCAGTAG
- a CDS encoding glycoside hydrolase family 68 protein, producing MSQTPLLRTPLVTLALLLTGCAVPGTSPPGDTSPTGTYTDRWTLQEALRIPLDKSPQTTIPVIENWPRGANTTLPDQHVWDSWPIRNPDNSLAQVWDENGQGYYVMIHLSVDDEVLPGKRHDIAELRYSYSTDGKSWRPGGLVFPGGSVIGSRNWAGSAVMTADGQVYVFYTATGDRGETQAALEATPARANAADLDAATLREGRLLPQSGSGFPGSGVSFEQRLVTASGPTARVVDGRVVFDGEWQHRVVVRADGTRYQTLAQADVGPLYGFRDPWVFRDPGDGRLYMLFTANVGGTQSQQRCGPEDLGDPGFRAGLGELSPEAPWYNGAVGLAVADGENLNSWTLLAPLLTATCVNQELERPHYVFRDGRYYLFFSSHIGKFAPVRDLRARGAEGLYGFVGNSIRGDYQPLNGGGLVLNNPPSQPFQAYSYDTLQSGLVTSFIDSPGIGDQDIGVVGTLPPEEQLRVFGGTLARTIRLDLQGDRSTLLGLLDYGQIVEDSSAGR from the coding sequence ATGAGCCAGACGCCGTTGTTGCGGACGCCCCTCGTGACCCTCGCCCTTCTTCTGACCGGGTGCGCGGTGCCCGGCACGTCGCCGCCGGGGGACACCAGTCCCACCGGGACCTACACCGACCGCTGGACCCTTCAGGAGGCGCTGCGGATTCCACTCGACAAGAGCCCGCAGACGACCATCCCGGTCATCGAGAACTGGCCGCGCGGGGCGAACACCACCCTGCCGGACCAGCACGTCTGGGACTCCTGGCCGATCCGCAACCCGGACAACTCTCTGGCGCAGGTTTGGGACGAGAACGGCCAGGGGTATTACGTGATGATCCACCTGAGCGTGGACGACGAGGTGCTGCCCGGCAAGCGTCACGACATCGCCGAGCTGCGCTACTCGTACTCGACCGACGGCAAGAGCTGGCGGCCCGGCGGGCTGGTCTTCCCGGGCGGCTCGGTGATCGGCTCGCGCAACTGGGCGGGCTCGGCGGTGATGACCGCGGACGGCCAGGTTTACGTCTTCTACACCGCCACCGGAGACCGGGGCGAGACCCAGGCTGCGCTCGAAGCCACCCCGGCCCGCGCGAACGCCGCCGACCTCGACGCGGCCACCCTGCGGGAGGGACGGCTCCTGCCCCAGAGCGGCAGCGGGTTCCCCGGGAGCGGGGTGTCGTTCGAGCAGCGCCTCGTCACGGCCTCAGGCCCGACCGCCCGGGTGGTGGATGGCCGGGTGGTCTTCGACGGCGAGTGGCAGCACCGGGTGGTCGTCCGGGCCGACGGGACCCGGTACCAGACGCTCGCGCAGGCGGACGTGGGGCCGCTCTACGGCTTCCGGGACCCCTGGGTGTTTCGCGATCCCGGGGACGGGCGGCTGTACATGCTCTTCACCGCCAACGTGGGCGGCACCCAGTCGCAGCAGCGCTGCGGGCCGGAGGACCTGGGCGACCCCGGCTTCCGGGCGGGGCTGGGCGAGCTGTCCCCGGAGGCGCCCTGGTACAACGGCGCGGTCGGGCTGGCCGTCGCCGACGGCGAGAACCTGAACTCGTGGACCCTGCTCGCCCCGCTGCTCACCGCCACCTGCGTCAACCAGGAGCTGGAGCGGCCCCACTACGTCTTCCGGGACGGGCGGTATTACCTGTTTTTCAGCAGCCACATCGGCAAGTTCGCCCCCGTTCGGGATCTGCGCGCGCGGGGCGCCGAGGGGCTGTACGGCTTCGTGGGAAACAGCATCCGCGGCGACTACCAGCCGCTCAACGGGGGAGGCCTGGTGCTGAACAATCCGCCGAGCCAGCCGTTCCAGGCGTACTCCTACGACACGTTGCAGTCGGGGCTGGTCACGAGCTTCATCGACTCGCCCGGGATCGGCGACCAGGACATCGGGGTGGTCGGCACCCTGCCGCCGGAGGAGCAGTTGCGGGTCTTCGGCGGAACGCTGGCGCGCACCATCCGCCTCGACCTGCAAGGCGACCGGAGCACCCTCTTGGGCCTGCTCGACTATGGCCAGATCGTCGAGGATTCGTCGGCTGGGCGCTGA
- a CDS encoding cysteine hydrolase family protein, whose protein sequence is MSKQRFREIYAPTEDGGVQFAASADRWHLYEDYVHLAPHHREGELLRFEANLMPFVDNPDRQALVIIDMQNDFCSPGGWTDASGLDYRRCRQAIPGVIRALEVARQREMWVIWVYWHNRPDLRNLGAPTLYSFKHSLEQRGIGQELERGPVLTADSWGARMVDELLPLMREDDIHVEKVRMNGFFGTHLDQVLRTQGIETLFFAGVNIDQCVTSTMEEAYFRDYNAVLLEDACATSSPDYCYDAVVFNARNCWGFSMTTEQLAGARPFRGGET, encoded by the coding sequence ATGAGCAAGCAGAGATTCCGTGAAATCTACGCCCCGACCGAGGACGGCGGGGTGCAGTTCGCCGCCAGCGCCGACCGCTGGCACCTCTATGAGGACTACGTGCATCTGGCGCCGCACCACAGAGAAGGCGAGTTGCTGAGATTCGAGGCCAACCTGATGCCCTTCGTAGACAACCCCGACCGCCAGGCCCTGGTCATCATCGACATGCAGAACGACTTCTGCTCGCCGGGCGGCTGGACCGACGCCTCGGGGCTGGACTACCGGCGCTGCCGACAGGCCATTCCCGGCGTGATCCGCGCTCTGGAGGTCGCCCGGCAGCGCGAGATGTGGGTGATCTGGGTGTACTGGCACAACCGCCCGGACCTGCGCAATCTCGGCGCGCCCACCCTCTACTCCTTCAAGCACAGCCTGGAGCAGCGCGGCATCGGGCAGGAGCTGGAACGCGGCCCCGTGCTGACGGCGGACTCGTGGGGCGCGCGGATGGTAGACGAGCTGCTGCCCCTGATGCGCGAGGACGACATCCACGTCGAGAAAGTCCGCATGAACGGCTTTTTCGGCACGCATCTGGATCAGGTGCTGCGGACCCAGGGGATCGAGACGCTCTTCTTCGCGGGGGTCAACATCGACCAGTGCGTGACTTCCACGATGGAAGAGGCGTATTTCCGCGACTACAACGCGGTGCTGCTCGAAGACGCCTGCGCGACCTCCAGCCCCGACTACTGCTACGACGCGGTGGTCTTCAACGCGCGCAACTGCTGGGGCTTCTCGATGACGACCGAACAGCTCGCGGGCGCGCGGCCCTTCCGGGGAGGTGAAACTTGA